The stretch of DNA TTTTGTTTTAAGTATTTTATATATGCGGATAGCAATGATAGGGCAAAAAGGCATCCCTTGCACCGGAGGAGGGGTGGAGCGGCATGTGGAGGAATTATCCCGTCTGTTGGTGCGTGCAGGCCATGAGGTCCTCGTGTATACGCGTCCGCATTATACTGACAAGAAACGTGCGCGATATCATGGCGTAACACTAAAATCACTCCCTTCTCTCCCCACAAAGCATCTTGACGCTTTGAGCCACTCGTTAATAGGCACTTTCCACGCGATGCGCCAAGGTGTGGATATCATACATTATCATGGCATAGGGCCTTCGTTGTGCGCACCTATCCCTAGGGTATTTACGCCTCATATCAAAGTTATAGGTACGTTCCATTCACAAGATTGGAGGCACCAGAAGTGGGGACTCTTCGCTCGATTCATACTGCGTCTCGGGGCGTGGACTATGACGCATGTGCCACACATTACAATTGCAGTATCGCAAGAAATCAGTGATTTAATTTTTCAGCGTACGGGAAGACGAGTGCCGTATATTCCCACCGGCGTATTGCTCCATAAAAAGAAGCCTCCTTTAAGGCTTTTAGAATCATTTCATCTGCAGAGAGGAAGATATCTTTTGGTCGTCTCGCGTTTTGTCCGCCATAAATCCATTACTGATGCGGTAGAGGCTTTTATCCGTTTGAAGTCGCGTTTTCCAAAAGATGCGCGCATCTCACGCTTAAAACTCGCCTTGGTTGGCGGAGGCGCATTCACTGATGCATATGTGAATGAGATTAAGGCATGCGCGGGTAAGAGAGACGACATCGTGCTTACAGGGTACCAGAAAGGCTATACCCTTCATGCACTGTATGCCCATGCTTTTGCATTTCTCCAGCCTTCAATATCTGAAGGAAAATCTATCGCGCTGCTTGAGGCTATGTCATGGGGATTGCCTATCATTGCCGCAGATATTCCTGAAACGCGGGAAGTGCTTATCCCCGTTCAGCGAAAGGTTTCGGGGGTACTTTATGCGCCGCGCAATATCGCAAACCTCACCCATGCAATGCATGCGCTTATCAATAAACCAAGATACGCCCGACAATTAGGCGCACAGGCGC from Patescibacteria group bacterium encodes:
- a CDS encoding glycosyltransferase family 4 protein, giving the protein MRIAMIGQKGIPCTGGGVERHVEELSRLLVRAGHEVLVYTRPHYTDKKRARYHGVTLKSLPSLPTKHLDALSHSLIGTFHAMRQGVDIIHYHGIGPSLCAPIPRVFTPHIKVIGTFHSQDWRHQKWGLFARFILRLGAWTMTHVPHITIAVSQEISDLIFQRTGRRVPYIPTGVLLHKKKPPLRLLESFHLQRGRYLLVVSRFVRHKSITDAVEAFIRLKSRFPKDARISRLKLALVGGGAFTDAYVNEIKACAGKRDDIVLTGYQKGYTLHALYAHAFAFLQPSISEGKSIALLEAMSWGLPIIAADIPETREVLIPVQRKVSGVLYAPRNIANLTHAMHALINKPRYARQLGAQARKEVAATYNWDTIIYDIIALYECALQQSDEYHALDYRLREA